One region of Octopus sinensis linkage group LG30, ASM634580v1, whole genome shotgun sequence genomic DNA includes:
- the LOC115226405 gene encoding zinc finger protein 271-like — MENKLCEDKVEFKTPSKTIDSLGNIKKGAGKKSYQCDVCEKPYHCNTCGKSFCQPDRLTAHKRIHTGEKPYHCDICGKSFSRQSDLTKHNRIHTGEKLYHCDICGNSFSQRHVLVTHKYIHTGEKPYQCNICGNSFSRSHRLTEHIRIHTGEKPYHCVTCGKSFSQNGDLTKHSRIHTGEKPYRCDICGKSFTHKESLTTHSRIHTGEKPYHCDICSKSFSYKTSFNTHKCFHTENKSFSRNDLLTKHKHIHTGEKPYQCDICSKSFSRKEYLNKHKYIHTRKISYHCDICDKSFSENHIFMKHKHIHPESRVYHCDTFDKSFSQNDDLTAHKPIHTKEKPYQCVICGHSFCDGSTLTKHKRTHTGEKPFHCVICGRSFSEGSSLTKHKRIHTGEKPYECDVCDKSFSQNEGLTAHKRIHTGERPYQCVICGQSFSEGSTLTKHKRIHTGEKPYHCGICGKSFSHSDHLSKHKRIHTGEKPYQCDICSKSFSRKDHLNRHKYIHTKEKSYHCDICDKSFSKNHVFMKHKHSSGE, encoded by the exons ATGGAAAATAAATTGTGTGAGGATAAAGTTGAATTTAAAACCCCATCTAAAACGATTGATTCTCTAGGGAATATAAAGAAAGGAGCAGGTAAAAAATCATACCAGTGTGATGTCT gtgagaagccttaTCATTGCAAcacttgtggtaaatcattctgtcaaCCTGACCGCTTAactgcacacaaacgtattcatacaggagagaagccatatcattgtgatatttgtggtaaatcattctctagacaaagtgatttaactaaacacaatcgcattcatacaggagaaaagctgtatcattgtgacatctgtggtaattCATTCTCTCAGAGACATGTCTTAGTCACTCACAagtatattcatacaggtgagaagccataccagtgtaatatctgtggtaattcATTCTCCCGAAGTCATCGCTTGACggaacacatacgtattcatacaggtgagaaaccatatcactgtgttacctgtggtaaatcattctcacaaaatggtgacttgactaaacacagccgtattcatacaggagaaaagccatatcgttgtgatatctgtggtaaatcattcactcataaAGAAAGCTTGACCACACACAgccgtattcatacgggagaaaagccgtatcactgtgatatctgtagtaaatcattctcttataaaACTAGCTTCAATACACACAAATGTTTTCATACAGAAAA taaatcattctctcggaaTGAcctcttaactaaacacaaacacattcacactggagaaaaaccttatcagtgtgatatctgtagtaaatcattctctcgaaaggAGTacttaaacaaacacaaatacattcatacaagaaagatatcatatcactgtgatatctgtgacaaatcattctctgaaaatcatATCTTCATGAAACACAAGCATATTCATCCAGAGAGTAGAGTATATCATTGTGATACctttgataaatcattctctcaaaatgatGATTTGACTGCACACAAGCCAATTCATACTAaggagaaaccttatcagtgtgttATCTGTGGTCATTCATTTTGTGATGGAAGtactttaactaaacacaaacgtactcacactggagagaagccatttcattgtgttATCTGTGGTCGGTCATTCTCCGAAGGAAGTAGTTTgactaaacacaagcgtattcatacaggagagaaaccttatgagtgtgatgtctgtgataaa tcattctctcaaaatgaaGGCTTAACTGCACATaagcgcattcatacaggagagagacccTATCAGTGTGTTATCTGTGGTCAGTCGTTCTCTGAAGGAAGTACCTTAacaaaacacaaacgtattcacacaggagagaaaccttatcattgtggtatctgtggtaagtcattttcgCATTCCGATCATTTGTCTAAACATAAgcgcattcacacaggagaaaaaccttatcagtgtgatatctgtagtaaatcattctctcgaaaggACCATttaaatagacacaaatacattcatacaaaagaGAAGtcctatcactgtgatatctgtgataaatcattctctaaaaatcACGTCTTcatgaaacacaaacattcaTCCGGGGAATAA